Proteins encoded together in one Microplitis mediator isolate UGA2020A chromosome 7, iyMicMedi2.1, whole genome shotgun sequence window:
- the LOC130672396 gene encoding histone chaperone asf1 → MAKVQLANVAVLDNPSPFLNPFQFEVTFECIEKLEEDLEWKMIYVGSAESEEFDQVLDTIYVGPIPEGRHMFVFQADPPDVSRIPVNDALGVTVVLLTCSYRGHEFVRVGYFINNEYTDPELRENPPAQPQFDKVQRNILGDKPRVTRFKINWDDGVVPADTAENPANDSMDPSQDMEDSTQEEAPTALSFTENTQSSMEVM, encoded by the exons ATGGCTAAAGTACAATTGGCAAACGTTGCTGTACTTGATAATCCGTCACCATTTCTTAATCCGTTTCAATTTGAAGTTACGTTTGAGTGCATTGAAAAATTGGAAGaag atctagAATGGAAGATGATTTACGTTGGTAGCGCTGAGTCCGAAGAGTTTGATCAAGTACTTGATACTATTTACGTTGGACCCATTCCTGAAGGCAGACACATGTTTGTTTTCCAA gCTGATCCACCAGATGTGAGCAGAATTCCAGTCAATGACGCATTGGGAGTTACTGTTGTCCTCCTTACCTGCTCGTACAGAGGACACGAGTTTGTACGCGTtggttattttataaataacgaGTACACAGACCCGGAACTCAGGGAAAATCCACCAGCGCAGCCACAGTTTGATAAAGTACAGCGCAATATACTGGGAGACAAGCCGCGAGTTAcgagatttaaaataaactggGACGATGGTGTTGTACCTGCAGACACGGCTGAGAATCCAGCCAATGACTCGATGGATCCGTCACAAGATATGGAAGACAGTACTCAGGAAGAAGCTCCAACGGCTCTGAGTTTCACTGAAAATACGCAGAGTAGTATGGAAGTCATGTGA
- the LOC130672394 gene encoding cell cycle control protein 50A gives MASPTESTPVSTKIKKPSDSAFKQQRLPAWQPILTAGTVLPTFFVIGIAFIPVGIGLLHFSNDVREKVVDYTNCVSIHYNNNTKCSDIIANNSKARCVCHVNFTLDTDFPSKVYMYYGLTNFYQNHRRYVKSRDDFQLLGTLSQTVNSDCGPFAYIEENGVQKAIAPCGAIANSLFSDDLGIVSLDTNMSVPLIKTGIAWPSDKNIKFKNPPGNLEQAFAGYEKPRDWDRYVWELDPDDPTNNGFQNEDLIVWMRTAALPNFRKLYRRINHTDLHFKSGLRQGNYQLRVNYNYYVSSFHGKKKMILSTTSLLGGKNPFLGIAYIVVGCVCLVLGIALLIIHIKCSKSTNEIINVNQHTPYQ, from the exons ATGGCAAGTCCAACAGAAAGTACTCCAGtgtcaacaaaaattaaaaaaccttCAG ataGTGCCTTCAAACAGCAACGTCTTCCAGCCTGGCAACCGATTTTGACTGCTGGAACAGTTCTCCcgactttttttgtaatagGAATCGCATTTATTCCTGTTGGAATCGGGCTATTACATTTTTCAAATGACGTAAGGGAAAAAGTTGTTGATTACACTAATTGTGTGTCAATCCACTATAACAATAACACTAAATGCTCAGACATAATAGCGAATAATTCAAAAGCTCGATGTGTTTGTCACGTTAATTTTACTCTAGACACAGACTTTCCTAGCAAAGTCTACATGTACTATGGACTaacgaatttctatcagaatCACCGGCGGTACGTAAAGTCGCGGGATGATTTCCAGCTGCTGGGGACACTGAGTCAGACAGTGAACAGCGACTGTGGACCTTTTGCTTACATAGAAGAGAATGGAGTGCAAAAAGCCATTGCGCCTTGTGGTGCAATCGCCAATTCTTTGTTCAGCGATGACCTGGGGATCGTATCACTGGACACCAACATGAGCGTGCCGCTGATTAAAACGGGAATCGCTTGGCCttcagataaaaatattaaattcaaaaatccgCCTGGTAATCTAGAGCAGGCATTCGCTGGGTATGAAAAGCCACGTGACTGGGACAGGTATGTCTGGGAACTGGATCCTGATGATCCAACGAATAATGGCTTTCAGAATGAGGATCTGATTGTTTGGATGAGAACTGCGGCGTTGccgaattttagaaaattgtatCGCAGGATTAATCATACTGATTTACACTTCAAAAGTGGCTTACGTCAAGGAAATTATCAACTACGTGTTAATTAca ATTACTACGTATCATCATTCCAcggcaagaaaaaaatgattttaagtACGACGTCACTTCTCGGTGGTAAAAACCCATTTTTAGGTATCGCTTATATCGTCGTAGGCTGTGTATGTTTAGTACTGGGTAttgcattattaataatacataTTAAATGTTCTAAAAg cacaaatgaaataataaacgtCAATCAGCATACGCCGTACCAATGA